A portion of the Actomonas aquatica genome contains these proteins:
- a CDS encoding O-antigen ligase family protein, translated as MALSPRETVGVGAWLDRLITGLYLGVLAWVVWNLGGVMARPMGAGFAGAMAVVVLVWLRWLVLDATGLPRGWWWPLPMLAYAGLHVGGLSATPGRAVMDALLGVWGVAGWWGALHLVRFKETRRWLWLGVGLITVVMGLLAFYQRAVDPTWLPLDRIQSKQYQERSSGPFGVPNNMAAWMLMVLPPAWWLTWRCLRKRPEAALTAGVVAVLASAALVLSLSRGVWLAAFLALAVWATVGRSGGWGRRFGLGVAVLVVAGGLVAWSYAKLPVVRDRMDIMVEYRGERTRPMMWSAAWQTWQDSPWTGSGGGSFEAVLEKHRPAPFRDAPKWVHNDYLNVLSDYGVVGFGLSWGLAAVVLAGTAWRHSRRRVAQADGGERVAFDDGWRTAVGVGLLGLLLASVVDFHFHIPAVVWLAALAAAEWTGGRRRGDAVPRATVRTSRVRRIGAAAVGLVAVVLAVLAWPRYVAEQHRFLGRELTDKLADRGGAPSEEDLAAILVHFEAATRLAPEHELGWAELSMAIALQAHVEPERKVELGREAEVAARRALALSEAVAWHWVRLGVALDLQGEWAEGGLAFGRAVKLAPTNARVWFYQGFHFSQKAHTHALARVALATCLRLDGGIRQAKALRADLERSP; from the coding sequence ATGGCGTTGTCCCCGCGCGAAACGGTTGGTGTTGGAGCCTGGTTGGATCGATTGATCACTGGGCTGTATCTGGGCGTGCTGGCGTGGGTCGTCTGGAATCTCGGTGGGGTGATGGCGCGGCCGATGGGAGCGGGATTTGCCGGGGCGATGGCCGTGGTGGTATTGGTGTGGCTGCGTTGGCTGGTGCTGGACGCGACCGGTCTGCCGCGCGGGTGGTGGTGGCCACTGCCGATGCTGGCTTATGCCGGGCTGCATGTGGGCGGGCTTTCGGCGACGCCGGGGCGGGCGGTGATGGATGCCTTGCTGGGCGTTTGGGGCGTGGCCGGCTGGTGGGGGGCATTGCACCTGGTGCGGTTCAAAGAGACGCGGCGCTGGCTGTGGCTGGGCGTGGGGTTGATCACGGTGGTGATGGGGTTGCTGGCGTTTTACCAACGGGCGGTGGACCCGACGTGGCTGCCGCTGGACCGGATTCAATCCAAGCAATACCAAGAGCGTTCGAGCGGACCCTTTGGGGTGCCGAACAACATGGCGGCCTGGATGCTGATGGTGCTGCCGCCGGCATGGTGGTTGACGTGGCGTTGTCTGCGCAAGCGGCCGGAGGCGGCGCTCACGGCGGGCGTGGTGGCGGTGCTGGCGAGTGCGGCGCTGGTGTTGAGCCTGTCGCGCGGCGTGTGGCTGGCGGCGTTTCTGGCGCTGGCGGTGTGGGCGACCGTAGGGCGATCCGGAGGGTGGGGCCGACGTTTTGGCTTGGGCGTTGCGGTGCTGGTAGTGGCGGGCGGGTTGGTGGCGTGGAGTTATGCCAAGCTGCCGGTGGTGCGGGATCGGATGGACATCATGGTCGAGTATCGGGGCGAACGGACGCGTCCGATGATGTGGTCGGCAGCGTGGCAGACTTGGCAGGACTCTCCTTGGACGGGGAGTGGGGGCGGCAGTTTTGAGGCGGTGTTGGAGAAACACCGGCCGGCGCCGTTTCGGGATGCGCCGAAGTGGGTGCACAACGACTACCTGAATGTATTGAGCGACTATGGGGTGGTGGGGTTTGGTCTGAGTTGGGGATTGGCGGCGGTGGTTTTGGCGGGCACGGCGTGGCGACATAGCCGACGGCGAGTGGCTCAGGCGGATGGCGGGGAGCGGGTGGCGTTTGACGACGGCTGGCGGACGGCGGTGGGCGTGGGCCTGCTCGGCCTGTTGTTGGCGAGCGTGGTGGATTTTCATTTCCATATCCCTGCGGTGGTGTGGTTGGCCGCGCTGGCGGCGGCGGAGTGGACGGGAGGGCGGCGGCGGGGTGACGCGGTGCCGCGAGCTACAGTGCGCACGAGTAGGGTGAGGCGAATCGGAGCCGCGGCGGTCGGGCTGGTCGCGGTGGTATTGGCGGTGCTGGCTTGGCCGCGCTATGTGGCGGAGCAGCATCGGTTTTTGGGGCGGGAGCTCACGGACAAGCTGGCCGATAGGGGCGGGGCGCCGTCGGAGGAAGATCTTGCCGCGATTCTGGTGCATTTTGAGGCGGCGACGCGTTTGGCGCCGGAGCACGAACTAGGCTGGGCGGAGTTGTCGATGGCGATTGCGTTGCAGGCGCACGTCGAGCCGGAGCGAAAGGTGGAGTTGGGGCGAGAGGCCGAGGTCGCGGCGCGGCGGGCCTTGGCGCTGAGCGAGGCGGTGGCCTGGCATTGGGTGCGCCTCGGGGTGGCCTTGGATTTACAGGGGGAGTGGGCCGAGGGGGGCTTGGCCTTTGGGCGGGCGGTAAAATTAGCCCCGACCAACGCGCGGGTTTGGTTTTACCAAGGCTTTCATTTCAGCCAGAAAGCTCACACCCACGCTCTCGCGAGGGTCGCTTTAGCCACTTGCTTGCGTCTTGACGGTGGAATCCGGCAGGCAAAAGCTCTCCGCGCTGACCTGGAGCGATCCCCGTAG
- a CDS encoding FecR family protein, which translates to MSSLNFRRFLIASIAVLLTSVVVAQAPVKRGYVRLTRIGPTVQVQDNATGELKYDLKEQPTEEIRILEKSTVLTVGDDSRVILVFSNGATITVAEKSILNIESYRQNPFAGDYKPASASEEPPADSHTRIRLEYGELVGNVKKLRPDSTFTVETPVGAAGIRGTTFRVVYRPQGDGQAFFSVTTLEGDVGVTTNEGTVDAPISVVDEQEVVIVIEVDDDTGEVTVVTPVEEIAPANADTGTLADMTAAVQDLAEAVVDLVFTAENSQTDEPAEEGAGETGDESAEDQEEQEDEGDDESDQQDSEETDEGEGQDEGEPGDEGQPGEEGAGQTPEGEGSDNEFTGGEEGDDDGEQSQTQTPPENDIPPVIDNADEQTPGAGQG; encoded by the coding sequence ATGTCCTCCCTCAACTTTCGCCGGTTCCTCATCGCCTCAATCGCAGTTCTGCTCACCTCCGTCGTCGTGGCGCAGGCACCGGTGAAGCGAGGTTACGTGCGGCTGACCCGGATCGGGCCGACGGTGCAGGTGCAGGACAACGCGACCGGGGAACTGAAATACGACCTGAAGGAACAGCCCACGGAAGAGATCCGAATTTTGGAGAAGAGCACTGTGCTGACGGTGGGGGACGACTCCCGGGTCATTCTGGTTTTCTCCAATGGAGCAACGATCACGGTAGCGGAGAAATCGATTCTCAATATCGAAAGCTACCGGCAGAATCCGTTTGCGGGCGACTACAAGCCGGCCTCCGCCTCGGAGGAGCCTCCGGCCGATTCGCATACACGCATCCGACTCGAATATGGTGAGTTGGTGGGCAACGTGAAGAAGCTGCGACCCGACTCTACCTTTACCGTGGAAACTCCGGTTGGTGCCGCTGGTATTCGCGGCACGACCTTCCGCGTGGTGTATCGCCCGCAGGGAGACGGTCAGGCTTTCTTTTCGGTGACGACGCTTGAGGGCGACGTTGGTGTCACGACCAACGAGGGCACGGTGGACGCACCGATTAGCGTCGTGGACGAGCAGGAGGTCGTGATCGTGATCGAAGTGGATGACGATACCGGTGAGGTCACGGTCGTGACGCCGGTCGAGGAGATCGCTCCCGCCAACGCGGATACGGGGACGTTGGCGGACATGACGGCGGCGGTGCAGGATTTGGCCGAGGCGGTCGTGGATCTCGTGTTTACGGCTGAGAATTCCCAAACCGACGAGCCCGCCGAGGAAGGCGCCGGTGAGACGGGTGATGAATCAGCCGAAGATCAGGAAGAGCAGGAAGACGAGGGTGATGACGAATCCGACCAGCAAGATTCGGAGGAAACCGATGAAGGCGAAGGTCAGGATGAGGGTGAGCCGGGAGATGAGGGCCAACCTGGCGAAGAAGGTGCAGGCCAAACACCGGAAGGTGAAGGCTCGGATAACGAGTTCACCGGAGGAGAAGAAGGGGATGATGACGGTGAGCAGTCCCAAACTCAAACGCCTCCCGAAAATGACATTCCCCCGGTGATTGATAACGCCGACGAGCAGACTCCTGGTGCGGGACAAGGGTAA
- a CDS encoding CHASE2 domain-containing protein, with the protein MSSARVKTLWVILALLPVPVLWCFLFESGSLNRARDWSMDLRYRIRGPVTTEAKVVYVDIDSLSMSKIGNFPWSRAYLAKVARTLIEEAGVKVVGVDLVLSDAGLAESADINYIVQGNRELAAYLWNDPPVVLASSFSAQVSTDINGNLIYRQLPRVAGELPPIHEIEGPEVPAIRVVPGQPPYSPGSTGLIDTEDRGVRRVPLWAPTDVRTYYHLSVEMLRRYWDLDIDGVRVDGDRLLFVRPDGEVLRSVPMLRGQMLELNWFSKWDSPDHNPRISFYDVYAYASALETDDPEVVATGEAFFAQEQFKDALVLIGPVDPLLQDLATTPLDENAVPKVGVHGNALKTILAEKYIRRLDTWQIYVVVVLFSVLVATLAIWGGHRSALARLVAVLLVLGYVGLSLWLFGSQHLVLPLVTPVGSALSMTFLAIGWQVVQEQKAKGRIKGMFGTYLAPTVVESMINSGKDPELGGHDAEITPYFSDIQSFSSFSEVLTSSQLGELLNEYLTACTDIIQAEGGTLDKYIGDAVVAMFGAPVDLADHAYKACLTALLVQQRLDELRAKWTAEGDKWPDMVHRMRTRIGLNTGKCMIGNMGSRTRFNYTMMGDNVNLAARMESGAKAWGAFTMVADTTRVACEQHGGDRIVFRRLGRITVQGRSQPVPIHEVTGLREQVSDRTLECLALFDQGLEKYYARDWEGAAALFKRSAELEPLIPGQAPGVKANPSLVYQKIVAETAAKPPPPDWDGVYHMTSK; encoded by the coding sequence ATGAGCTCGGCGCGCGTGAAGACACTGTGGGTGATCCTGGCCTTACTGCCGGTGCCGGTGCTGTGGTGCTTTTTATTTGAGTCGGGCTCGCTCAATCGAGCGCGGGATTGGTCGATGGACCTGCGCTACCGTATCCGTGGTCCGGTGACGACCGAGGCGAAGGTGGTTTACGTCGACATCGACTCGCTGAGCATGAGCAAGATTGGCAATTTCCCGTGGAGTCGGGCTTATCTCGCCAAAGTGGCCCGCACCTTGATCGAAGAGGCGGGGGTGAAGGTGGTGGGCGTTGACTTGGTGTTGTCGGACGCAGGTTTGGCGGAATCGGCCGACATCAATTACATTGTGCAGGGCAACCGCGAACTGGCGGCCTATTTGTGGAACGATCCGCCGGTGGTGCTGGCGAGTTCGTTCTCCGCGCAGGTGTCGACGGACATCAATGGCAATTTGATTTATCGGCAGCTCCCGCGGGTGGCGGGGGAGTTGCCACCCATCCATGAAATCGAGGGGCCGGAGGTGCCGGCCATACGCGTAGTGCCGGGCCAGCCGCCGTATTCGCCGGGCAGCACCGGGCTCATCGACACCGAGGATCGAGGTGTGCGACGGGTGCCGTTGTGGGCGCCGACCGATGTGCGCACCTACTACCATCTTTCGGTGGAGATGCTGCGACGCTATTGGGATCTCGATATTGACGGGGTGAGGGTGGACGGCGACCGACTCCTGTTCGTGCGTCCGGACGGCGAGGTGTTGCGTTCGGTGCCGATGCTGCGGGGGCAGATGCTGGAGTTGAACTGGTTTTCCAAATGGGACTCTCCCGACCACAATCCGCGGATCAGTTTTTATGACGTCTACGCTTACGCGAGCGCCTTGGAAACAGACGATCCGGAGGTTGTCGCTACGGGGGAGGCCTTTTTTGCCCAGGAGCAGTTCAAGGATGCCCTGGTGTTGATCGGTCCGGTGGACCCTTTGCTACAGGATTTGGCGACGACGCCCTTGGATGAAAATGCGGTGCCCAAGGTGGGGGTGCACGGCAACGCGTTGAAAACGATCCTGGCGGAGAAATATATCCGGAGACTGGATACGTGGCAGATCTATGTGGTGGTGGTGCTCTTCTCCGTGCTGGTGGCGACGTTGGCGATTTGGGGCGGGCATCGCAGCGCCCTGGCGCGGTTGGTGGCGGTGTTGCTCGTATTGGGCTACGTGGGGCTTTCGCTGTGGCTGTTCGGCTCGCAGCATCTGGTGTTGCCGTTGGTGACGCCGGTGGGATCGGCGCTGTCGATGACCTTCCTGGCGATCGGTTGGCAGGTGGTGCAGGAGCAGAAGGCGAAGGGCCGCATCAAGGGCATGTTTGGCACCTACCTCGCGCCGACAGTGGTCGAGTCGATGATCAACTCGGGCAAGGACCCGGAGCTCGGCGGTCACGACGCGGAGATCACGCCGTATTTTTCGGATATCCAGAGTTTCTCCTCGTTCTCGGAGGTGCTGACGTCGTCGCAGTTGGGTGAACTCCTGAACGAGTATCTGACGGCCTGCACCGACATCATTCAGGCCGAGGGCGGCACTCTGGATAAATACATCGGTGACGCGGTGGTGGCGATGTTTGGTGCGCCGGTGGATTTGGCCGACCACGCCTACAAGGCCTGTTTGACGGCATTGCTGGTGCAGCAGCGGCTGGATGAGCTGCGGGCCAAGTGGACAGCCGAAGGCGACAAATGGCCGGACATGGTGCACCGCATGCGCACCCGGATTGGGCTCAATACTGGCAAGTGTATGATCGGAAACATGGGCAGTCGGACGCGCTTCAACTACACCATGATGGGGGACAATGTGAACCTGGCGGCGCGCATGGAAAGTGGTGCCAAAGCGTGGGGCGCGTTCACCATGGTGGCGGACACCACGCGGGTCGCTTGCGAGCAGCATGGCGGTGACCGGATCGTGTTTCGTCGTCTGGGCCGCATCACGGTGCAGGGCCGTTCGCAGCCGGTGCCGATTCACGAGGTGACGGGCCTGCGCGAGCAGGTGAGCGACCGGACACTGGAGTGCCTGGCGCTGTTCGATCAGGGCTTGGAAAAGTATTACGCGCGGGATTGGGAGGGCGCGGCGGCGCTCTTCAAGCGGTCGGCGGAACTGGAGCCACTCATTCCGGGGCAGGCACCCGGCGTGAAAGCCAACCCGTCCTTGGTTTACCAAAAGATCGTCGCGGAGACAGCGGCGAAGCCGCCCCCGCCGGATTGGGATGGCGTTTACCACATGACGAGCAAGTGA
- a CDS encoding ArnT family glycosyltransferase — translation MSPRSAASPDSPGSPAPAITTPGRLEHLLALLCLLGALVWQIQAVTISWSSTALPGNSFRQTQTAHSTHFIIAEDNYDLAYPTPILGRPWSIPMEFPLYQWTVAWITQHGDLSMTEVARTVSLVCFYATLPAFWLLLGLAGVPVARRWWCLIPVLLSPVNILYGRAFLIETMALCFAAWFVLSFALMLRRRSLCWLVATGVFGALAGLTKATTLLAAGLPCAAIGLTPFIRALRERNPREALVLVGWGAAAALPAFIATWWWTHFADATKALNPIGRILRSDNLTGFNFGQNLFADRFSIDRWTQLARQWELGLLPPLLIVVLALIAATLAGRLRWAALLCLATFLGTQAIFPNLYSIHDYYFVAIAGVAALGWGLALSGLAERSRWTRLPALGLLALVAGLQIQTFNEHYRAGMVRGSSGDNLTNGLLQLTEDNEVLIIAGDEWSSVIPYYAQRRALMLAFGTIYDPAVLDEAFAKLDPNEVAGLVLVRDQRGNDALVEHVMRAFDITREPMLRLDYADVYFTQRVMSELLPADANPNDVGGDPVQVYADTMKGATVETANLTKRQQRLFANLSPLPDRFYFEFGPAVLNTTDGMLINAHPTTRLWFTPPPGATSLLVEYGMFDSVWQNDYMDTDGATLIVERLAADGTVENLFQRHINPRGNEAHRPMQILRLPLQLAPDDKLLIRSDPGPEGRKNFDWFYIRDIVIE, via the coding sequence TTGAGCCCTCGTTCCGCCGCCTCCCCCGATTCCCCCGGGTCCCCTGCCCCCGCCATCACCACGCCGGGCCGACTCGAACACCTCCTGGCGCTGCTCTGCCTGCTCGGCGCGCTCGTCTGGCAAATCCAGGCCGTCACGATCAGCTGGAGCTCCACCGCCCTGCCCGGCAACTCCTTCCGCCAAACTCAGACGGCTCACTCGACGCACTTTATCATCGCCGAGGACAACTACGACCTCGCCTACCCCACGCCGATCCTCGGCCGTCCCTGGTCCATCCCGATGGAGTTTCCCCTCTACCAGTGGACCGTCGCGTGGATCACGCAGCACGGCGACCTCTCCATGACCGAGGTCGCCCGCACGGTCTCCCTCGTCTGTTTCTACGCCACGCTGCCCGCGTTCTGGTTGCTCCTCGGATTGGCCGGCGTGCCCGTCGCCCGCCGTTGGTGGTGCCTCATTCCCGTGCTGCTCAGTCCGGTCAACATCCTCTACGGCCGCGCCTTTCTTATCGAAACCATGGCCCTGTGTTTCGCCGCCTGGTTCGTCCTCAGCTTCGCGCTCATGTTGCGCCGACGTTCACTGTGCTGGCTCGTCGCGACCGGCGTCTTCGGTGCCCTCGCCGGTCTCACCAAAGCCACCACCCTGCTCGCCGCCGGCCTGCCCTGCGCCGCCATCGGCCTCACCCCATTCATCCGCGCCCTGCGGGAGCGCAACCCACGTGAGGCGCTCGTCCTCGTCGGCTGGGGCGCGGCCGCCGCCTTGCCCGCCTTTATCGCTACGTGGTGGTGGACTCACTTTGCCGACGCCACCAAAGCCCTCAACCCCATCGGACGCATCCTGCGCTCCGACAACCTCACTGGCTTCAACTTCGGCCAAAACCTTTTCGCCGACCGTTTCTCCATCGATCGCTGGACCCAACTCGCTCGCCAATGGGAGCTCGGCCTGCTCCCGCCCCTGCTGATCGTCGTCCTCGCCCTCATCGCCGCCACCCTCGCCGGCCGCCTGCGCTGGGCCGCCCTACTCTGCCTCGCCACCTTCCTCGGCACTCAGGCCATCTTCCCCAACCTGTATTCGATTCACGACTACTACTTCGTCGCCATCGCCGGCGTCGCCGCCCTCGGTTGGGGACTCGCCCTCTCCGGTCTCGCCGAGCGCTCACGCTGGACCCGCCTCCCCGCCCTCGGCCTGCTCGCGCTCGTCGCCGGCCTACAAATCCAGACCTTCAACGAACACTACCGCGCCGGCATGGTCCGCGGCAGCTCGGGCGACAACCTCACCAACGGTCTGCTCCAGCTCACCGAGGACAACGAAGTCCTCATCATCGCCGGCGACGAATGGAGCTCAGTCATCCCCTACTACGCGCAACGCCGCGCCCTCATGCTGGCCTTCGGCACCATCTATGACCCGGCGGTGCTCGACGAGGCCTTCGCCAAGTTGGACCCCAACGAGGTGGCCGGTCTCGTGCTGGTGCGCGACCAACGCGGCAACGACGCCTTGGTTGAGCACGTCATGCGCGCCTTCGACATCACCCGCGAGCCGATGCTGCGCCTGGACTACGCCGACGTGTATTTCACCCAGCGCGTGATGTCCGAACTCCTCCCCGCCGACGCCAATCCCAACGACGTGGGCGGCGATCCCGTGCAGGTTTACGCCGACACCATGAAGGGCGCCACCGTCGAGACCGCCAACCTGACCAAGCGTCAGCAACGCCTCTTCGCCAACCTCTCGCCGTTGCCCGATCGCTTCTACTTCGAGTTTGGCCCGGCCGTGCTCAACACCACCGACGGCATGCTCATCAACGCGCATCCGACCACCCGCCTCTGGTTCACGCCGCCCCCCGGCGCGACCAGCCTGCTGGTCGAATACGGCATGTTCGATAGCGTCTGGCAGAACGACTACATGGACACCGATGGCGCGACCCTCATCGTCGAGCGTCTTGCCGCCGACGGCACCGTGGAAAACCTCTTCCAGCGCCACATCAACCCGCGCGGCAACGAAGCCCACCGGCCGATGCAGATCCTGCGCCTGCCCCTGCAACTCGCGCCCGACGACAAGCTGCTCATTCGCTCCGACCCGGGACCGGAAGGCCGCAAAAACTTCGATTGGTTCTACATCCGCGACATCGTGATCGAGTGA
- a CDS encoding TraB/GumN family protein codes for MKRTGAMFLAAVVAATTVLAGSSVWRAELDGEVVYLGGTCHMLRASDFPLPAEFDAAYAEADTLYFETDLNAMQSPAVQMKILEEGMLGDGTVLSDHLKPETWAALEEHCAKHGLPLAAFAQMKPWLLTVTLAVLEWQKNGAVQEGVDMHYHALAEKDGKTTAGLEDIDAHLQFVISIGDGQEDEMLLSTLRDLETLPQMVSELIAAWRSGDIETMDTAMMADMRKEFPKVYTDLVTGRNHDWVPQVLAMFKQPGTEYVLVGVGHFGGEEGLIALLEAEGVTIELVEVEE; via the coding sequence ATGAAACGAACTGGTGCGATGTTCCTGGCGGCGGTGGTGGCGGCGACAACGGTCCTGGCCGGATCGTCGGTGTGGCGGGCCGAGTTGGACGGCGAGGTGGTTTACCTGGGCGGCACCTGTCACATGCTGCGGGCGAGCGACTTTCCGCTGCCGGCGGAGTTCGACGCGGCTTACGCCGAGGCCGACACGCTTTACTTCGAAACCGATCTCAACGCGATGCAGTCGCCCGCGGTGCAAATGAAGATCCTGGAAGAAGGCATGTTGGGAGACGGCACGGTGTTGTCGGATCACCTGAAGCCCGAGACGTGGGCCGCCTTGGAGGAGCACTGCGCCAAACACGGACTGCCGTTGGCCGCCTTTGCGCAGATGAAGCCGTGGTTGCTCACCGTCACGCTGGCGGTGTTGGAGTGGCAGAAGAACGGGGCGGTGCAGGAAGGCGTGGACATGCACTATCACGCGCTGGCCGAAAAGGACGGCAAAACCACCGCGGGGCTCGAAGACATCGATGCGCACCTGCAGTTCGTCATCTCCATCGGTGACGGACAGGAGGATGAGATGCTGTTGAGCACTTTGCGCGACTTGGAGACCTTGCCGCAGATGGTGAGTGAACTCATCGCGGCGTGGCGCAGCGGCGACATTGAGACCATGGACACGGCGATGATGGCCGACATGCGCAAAGAATTTCCCAAGGTCTACACCGACCTCGTCACGGGCCGTAACCACGACTGGGTGCCCCAGGTGCTGGCGATGTTTAAGCAGCCCGGCACGGAATACGTGTTAGTGGGCGTCGGCCATTTTGGGGGCGAGGAAGGCTTGATCGCGCTGCTCGAAGCCGAGGGCGTGACGATCGAGTTGGTCGAAGTGGAAGAGTGA
- a CDS encoding RNA polymerase sigma factor, producing the protein MERDARQVLSELLILRAQGGDERAFAELHQLWCGDVERYAAGKVGDRHGAEEVAQSSWVAIARGLGRLDDPARFAGWAFRIVARRAADWIRGRQTARRQAEELQGQVATEVDDGPAPARDDDITRLQECIAGMDTATRELLELFYQTGLSVGEIADVLGVPAGTVKSRLFHAREALKRQIERESP; encoded by the coding sequence ATGGAAAGAGACGCCCGCCAAGTGCTGAGTGAGTTGCTGATCCTGCGAGCGCAGGGCGGTGATGAACGCGCGTTTGCCGAGCTCCACCAGCTTTGGTGCGGCGACGTGGAGCGTTACGCGGCAGGAAAAGTGGGGGATAGGCATGGCGCGGAGGAGGTGGCCCAGTCGAGCTGGGTGGCAATCGCCCGCGGGCTGGGGCGGCTGGACGATCCGGCGCGTTTTGCGGGGTGGGCGTTTCGCATCGTGGCGCGGCGGGCGGCGGACTGGATCCGGGGCCGTCAGACCGCGCGGCGGCAGGCGGAAGAGCTGCAGGGGCAGGTTGCGACGGAAGTGGACGACGGTCCGGCGCCGGCGAGGGACGATGACATCACGCGCCTCCAGGAGTGTATCGCGGGTATGGATACGGCGACACGGGAGCTGCTGGAACTCTTTTACCAAACGGGGCTATCGGTCGGCGAAATCGCCGACGTGTTGGGCGTGCCGGCGGGCACGGTAAAATCCCGCCTGTTTCACGCCCGCGAAGCCCTCAAACGCCAAATCGAAAGGGAATCACCATGA
- a CDS encoding DUF6768 family protein, whose protein sequence is MNDSIDEKIRAALRDSTDGDALAREPNLAQELITAFRGRNRFTNVMAFVMSIVSMAVFVWSVMRFYDAAVVRDQLVWGGVALFTLIFISFMKVWFWMEMHSNRVLREVKRVELLLLSKLQER, encoded by the coding sequence ATGAACGACAGCATTGATGAAAAAATCCGCGCGGCGCTGCGCGATTCGACCGATGGAGATGCGCTCGCCCGCGAGCCCAACCTTGCCCAGGAGCTGATCACGGCCTTCCGGGGGCGCAACCGCTTCACCAACGTGATGGCCTTCGTTATGAGCATCGTCTCGATGGCCGTCTTTGTGTGGTCGGTGATGCGTTTCTACGACGCTGCGGTCGTGCGGGACCAGTTGGTCTGGGGCGGCGTGGCGCTGTTCACGCTGATCTTCATCTCCTTCATGAAGGTCTGGTTCTGGATGGAGATGCACAGCAACCGGGTCCTGCGCGAAGTGAAGCGGGTGGAACTGCTGCTGTTGAGCAAGCTGCAGGAGCGCTGA